A stretch of the Strigops habroptila isolate Jane chromosome 15, bStrHab1.2.pri, whole genome shotgun sequence genome encodes the following:
- the DIPK1B gene encoding divergent protein kinase domain 1B, with translation MRRIRRLVHLVLFCPISKGLQSRLPGIKVKYLLVVWLGIFVGSWVAYMHYASYSELCRGHVCRLIICDQYKKGIISGSTCKDLCEERSLLFQHCLSSSPTQQVYSGLWRETEVIIKCGIEEALKADGHPDSVPRRDVVLFDKPTRGTSMDEFKEMLLNFLKSKLGDQPSLAGLVSRIIGMADVNRDGKVSLAEAKSIWALLQLNEFLLMFSLHEKEHTSKLLGHCGDLYVTEKIPHTSLYGVDVPPFLQPLLPSVVHQIIHQWFAPAWPRRAKISIGLLEFVEEIFHGTYGNFYICEASVRNVGYNDKYDFKMVNLRKVATEMTIRGFLKGRHCEQNVDCTYGKDCTATCDKLMKQCKSDVVQPNLAKVCGLLQDYLLYGAPLELKEELQKQLRTCMTLSGLASQMEVHHSLVLNNLKTLLWKKISNTKYS, from the exons ATGCGGAGGATCCGGCGGCTGGTGCATCTGGTGCTGTTCTGCCCCATCTCCAAGGGCCTGCAG AGCCGCCTCCCGGGCATCAAGGTGAAGTACCTGCTGGTGGTGTGGCTGGGCATCTTCGTGGGCAGCTGGGTGGCCTACATGCACTACGCGTCCTACTCGGAGCTGTGCCGCGGGCACGTCTGCCGCCTGATCATC tgTGACCAGTACAAGAAAGGAATCATTTCTGGCTCCACGTGCAAGGACCTGTGTGAGGAGCGCAGCCTCCTCTTCCAGCactgcctctcctcctctcccacccagCAG GTTTACAGCGGGCTCTGGAGGGAGACGGAGGTGATCATCAAATGTGGCATCGAGGAAGCCCTGAAGGCAGACGGGCATCCCGACTCCGTGCCCAGGAGGGACGTGGTCCTCTTCGACAAGCCGACACGAGGGACGTCGATGGATGAGTTCAAAGAAATGCTGCTCAACTTCCTGAAG TCCAAGCTGGGAGATCAGCCTTCCCTTGCAGGCCTGGTGAGCCGGATCATCGGCATGGCAGATGTGAACCGGGACGGGAAAGTCTCTTTGGCAGAGGCCAAATCCATCTGGGCTCTGCTTCAGCTCAACGAGTTCCTTCTCATGTTCTCCTTGCATGAGAAAGAGCACACTTCCAAACTGCTGGGGCACTGCGGGGACCTCTACGTCACCGAGAAGATCCCCCACACCTCCCTCTATGGGGTGGATGTTCCCCCCTTCCTCCAGCCGCTGCTGCCTTCGGTCGTGCACCAAATCATCCACCAGTGGTTCGCACCAGCGTGGCCCCGGCGGGCGAAGATCTCCATCGGCCTCCTGGAGTTCGTGGAGGAGATCTTCCACGGCACCTACGGGAACTTCTACATCTGCGAGGCCAGCGTGAGGAACGTGGGCTACAACGACAAGTACGACTTCAAGATGGTCAACCTGCGGAAGGTGGCGACGGAGATGACAATCCGAGGCTTCCTCAAGGGCCGTCACTGTGAGCAGAACGTGGACTGCACCTACGGGAAGGACTGCACGGCGACGTGCGACAAGCTCATGAAGCAGTGCAAGAGCGACGTGGTGCAGCCCAACCTGGCCAAGGTGTGCGGGCTGCTGCAGGACTACTTGCTGTACGGGGCACCGCTGGAGCTGaaggaggagctgcagaagcagctccgAACGTGCATGACCCTCAGCGGCCTGGCCAGCCAGATGGAGGTGCACCACTCCCTCGTGCTCAACAACCTCAAGACCTTGCTCTGGAAGAAGATTTCAAACACCAAATACTCCTAA